The proteins below come from a single Prochlorococcus marinus str. MIT 9215 genomic window:
- a CDS encoding pyridoxal phosphate-dependent aminotransferase yields the protein MNDFDPLNNLFPKPREEIINMQSYSAPLENRRNLLRLDFNENTLGPSPKVLEALQAIKLDEISIYPEYNFLKKFLCDKYLDSRKFGNDEIGIFNGADAAINAIFNCFGEKDQIFLTTNPTFGYYSPCAEIRGMKKISCSYIGENFLFPIEEFREKIIEHNPKLIFICNPNNPTGTVLSSHEIINLANINNDSLIVVDELYEKFNGDSLLESIDFEKNKNILIIQSLSKTAGLAGLRIGFTFGNKSLIQYINKVTGPYDVNSFAITAALAALKDKSYIDNYVLEVKKAREWILNKLKSTKIRTHFSGGNYFLIWPKKDPKILIQQMREKGILIRSMENKKDIGNSIRVSIGTKEQMFFFWENYKILDLKN from the coding sequence AACCAAGAGAAGAAATAATAAATATGCAGTCTTACTCTGCACCTTTAGAAAATAGAAGAAATTTACTCCGCTTAGATTTTAATGAAAATACTTTAGGTCCAAGTCCTAAGGTTTTAGAGGCATTACAAGCGATAAAATTAGATGAGATTTCAATTTATCCAGAATATAATTTTTTAAAGAAATTTTTATGTGATAAATATCTTGATTCAAGAAAATTTGGTAATGATGAAATCGGAATTTTCAATGGAGCAGATGCTGCAATAAATGCAATTTTCAATTGCTTTGGAGAAAAAGATCAAATATTTCTAACCACAAATCCAACTTTTGGTTACTATTCTCCTTGTGCAGAAATCCGAGGAATGAAAAAAATAAGTTGTTCTTACATTGGAGAAAATTTTCTATTCCCCATCGAAGAATTTAGGGAAAAAATAATAGAGCATAATCCAAAGTTAATATTTATCTGCAATCCAAATAATCCAACAGGAACTGTTCTAAGCTCTCATGAAATAATTAATTTAGCCAATATCAATAACGATTCATTAATAGTTGTTGATGAACTATATGAAAAATTTAATGGAGATAGTCTTCTTGAATCTATAGATTTTGAAAAGAATAAAAATATACTAATAATCCAATCTCTTTCAAAAACTGCAGGTCTAGCTGGTCTAAGAATAGGTTTTACTTTTGGCAATAAAAGTTTAATTCAGTATATTAATAAAGTTACAGGACCATATGATGTAAACAGCTTTGCTATAACAGCTGCATTAGCAGCACTTAAAGACAAATCATATATTGATAATTATGTTTTAGAAGTAAAAAAGGCGAGGGAATGGATTTTAAATAAATTAAAATCAACAAAAATCAGAACTCACTTTAGCGGAGGTAATTATTTCTTAATTTGGCCAAAAAAAGATCCTAAAATCTTAATACAACAGATGAGAGAAAAAGGTATTCTTATTAGAAGTATGGAAAACAAAAAAGATATCGGTAATTCAATAAGGGTTAGTATTGGAACTAAAGAACAAATGTTTTTTTTCTGGGAAAATTACAAGATATTAGATTTAAAAAATTAA
- a CDS encoding MBL fold metallo-hydrolase produces the protein MISQIKNFLFLILFSSFLPTSLLARNLGIKSLGHSSFLITSPDKSILINPFKAIGCASNLKEPKEVNVDFILASSRLPDEGYNPNDQLMFVEPGIYQFEDILLNGISVPHDRVDGRRFGMATVWSWEQNDLKIVHMGGAAGDIDINSQIILSSPDILFISIGGGLKSYDGQEASRIVKLLKPNLVIPVHFERGKKINKECDFSNADLFIENMKDFKVKYVGKDFQIKPKRIDQNTIYIFSN, from the coding sequence ATGATTTCTCAAATTAAAAACTTTTTATTTTTGATATTATTTAGCTCTTTTTTACCTACCTCATTATTGGCAAGGAATTTAGGAATAAAAAGTTTGGGACATAGTAGTTTTTTAATTACTAGTCCAGATAAATCTATTCTTATAAATCCCTTTAAAGCAATAGGTTGTGCAAGTAATTTAAAGGAGCCAAAAGAAGTCAACGTAGATTTTATTTTGGCTAGTTCTAGGCTTCCAGATGAAGGATATAATCCTAATGATCAATTAATGTTCGTTGAGCCAGGAATCTATCAATTTGAGGATATTTTATTAAATGGAATTTCTGTACCACATGACAGAGTAGATGGAAGAAGATTTGGTATGGCAACTGTTTGGAGTTGGGAGCAGAATGATCTTAAAATTGTTCATATGGGAGGAGCTGCTGGTGATATTGATATAAACAGTCAAATTATTTTGTCTAGTCCAGATATATTGTTTATTTCAATTGGAGGAGGACTAAAATCTTATGATGGACAAGAGGCTTCAAGAATAGTTAAACTTCTAAAACCTAATTTAGTTATTCCTGTTCACTTTGAACGCGGCAAAAAAATTAATAAAGAATGTGACTTCTCAAATGCTGATTTATTTATTGAAAATATGAAAGATTTTAAAGTAAAGTATGTTGGAAAAGATTTTCAAATAAAACCTAAAAGAATAGATCAAAATACAATTTATATTTTCAGTAATTAA